A stretch of DNA from Brevibacillus ruminantium:
GAAAATGATCGGTGCCTACAGCGGCTTGCTGACCGGATGCACGGGAAAAACGCATCAAGGTCTGGAAGATATCGCGATCATGCGCAGTCTGGCTAACATGGTCGTCCTGGCTCCGGCGGACGCGGTCGAAGTGAAAAAGGTGATGGAGTTCGCCCGCGACTACCACGGTCCCGTGTACATTCGGCTGGCGCGCGACCCGCTGCCGACCCTTTTTGCGGAAGAAACGCACACGTTTACACCCGGCAAAGGCGTCAAGCTAATCGAAGGACAGGATGTGACGATCATTTCAACCGGGACGCAAACAGGCCGCGCCGTTCAGGCTGCGAACCTGCTGCGCGCAGCAGGCATTCAGGCGGGTGTCCTGCACTTGCCGTCCATCAAGCCGATAGATGTGGAAGCCATCGTGGAGGCCGCTGAACGGACAGGGGCGGTTGTCGCCACAGAAGAACACAGCATCTACGGCGGGCTGGGCAGCGCTGTGGCTGAGGTGCTGGTAGAGCACAAGCCCGTGCCGATGACAAGAGTCGGGGTGCGCGATCTCAATTCGGAGTCCGGGCCAAACGACGCCCTGCTGAAAAAATACCAGATTGCCGTCGAGGATATCGTCCGAGGGGCAAAGGAAGTTTTGCAGCGAAAGGAGAAGGAAAATGTCTAAATTGATCGTTCCCAGCCAGCAACCAAACCAGGAGAAAAGCGTGGTCAAGGTCACACCGGAATCGGCAAACTGGGGCTATGTAGGCTTCGAGGTGTACACGCTTGCCAAAGGCGACAAAATCAGCATGGACACAGGGGAGCAGGAAGTGTGCATCGTGCTTCTCAGCGGGTATGCCAACGCGAGAACAAAGCAGCAGAAGTGGAACAACATCGGGCAGCGCATGCACATTTTCGAAGAAATCCCGCCCTATGCCGTCTACGTGCCATCTGGCGATCAGTATGAGGTAGAAGCCTTGACAGATGCCGAGATCGCCGTGTGCACTGCTCCGGGCAAAGGCACGTACGAGGCGAGACTGATCGCGCCGAAAGACGTTCGGGTAGACATGCGCGGCTCCGGTAAAACGCTGCGCCGCATTCATAACATTTTGCCTGAGGATCAGCCGGCGGACAGCCTGTTGATTGTCGAAGTCTACACGCCAAACGGAAACTGGTCGAGCTATCCACCGCACAAGCATGACCAGGAGAACCTGCCCAATGAAGCGTATCTGGAGGAGACGTACTACCATCGCATCAAGCAGGCGAACGGCTTTGCCTTGCAACGCGTGTACACGGACGACCGCTCGCTGAACGAGACGATGGTGGTCAAGGATGGCGATGTGGTGCTGGTGCCAAAAGGCTACCATCCCGTATCGGCACCTCCCGGCTACGACCTGTACTACTTGAATACGATGGCGGGGCCAGTGCGCACCTGGAAATTTACCAACGATGCCGACCATGAATGGATGATGACGCAAACGGTGTAAGCGAAGTAAGCGGGCCATGGGGATTCCTATGGCCTGCTTGAAACGAAGGGGAAAGAAGAAGGGGAGGGGAGCACAGATGAGGCAAAAACGCGTGCGCTGGGGAGTGTTGAGCACGGCCAGAATCGCGGTAAACACGATGATTCCGGCTATTCTGGTGGCGGACAACGCCGAGGTTGTCGCCATCGGTAGCCAGAACGAAAAAGTTTCGGAAGTTTCTGCGAAATTCAATATTCCCAGCGTCTATAACAGCTATGAGGAAGTGCTGGATGATCCTGAGGTGGATGCCGTGTACATTCCGCTTCCGAACAGCATGCACAAGGAATGGGTGCTCAAGGCGGCAGACAAAGGAAAGCATATTTTGTGCGAAAAACCGATCGCGCTGAATGCGGCGGAAACAAAAGAGATGATCGAGCATTGCCAAAGCAGGCAGGTGCTGTTGATGGAGGCGTTCATGTACCAGTTCCATCCGCAGCACCAAGTGGTGAAAGAGCTGCTCATGGCCAACGAGATCGGCACGCCCAGGCTGATTCGCGCCAATTTTACCTTTCGGATCGAAGACCGGAGCCGCGATTACCGTCTGGACCCGCAGCTCGGTGGCGGCAGTTTGTACGACATCGGGTGCTACTGCATTCACTCCATCCGCAATATTTTGCAATGCGAACCGAAACGGCTATACGTCCACTCCCCGCGCGATCCGGAATTTGATGTGGACATGTCGGCCGTCGGGATGCTGGAGCTGGACAACGGGATGCTGGCGACGTTTGACTGCAGCTTTGACATGGTGCGCCGTGAACGGTACGAGATTGTGGGGACGCATGGGACGATCCAGGTGCCGCGCTCTTACAATTTGCCCGAGTATTTTGATGGGGAAGGCATCGTGATTGTGGAAAAAGAAGATGGCGTGTCCAGAGTGGAAAAAGTGCGCGGGAACGAGTACAAGCTGGAAGTTGAGCATTTTTCCCAATGCGTGCTGGACGGCTCCCAACCGCTTTATTCCGGGGAGAGCATCTTGCAAAACATGAAAGTGATCGAAGCCTGCTATGAATCAATCCGCTCGGGCAAGTGGGTAAATCTAGCGTAATAAAAAATTTTCGAATTAAATATCTTTTCGAACAAATTTGAATTGAAAATCAATTAAGCCTCATTTAAACTTAAGGTAAGCGGTTACCTTAAAACCCTGAGAGAAAACATTTTAACAAAAAACGATGATGGAGGAATAAATATGAGCGGCCAAGTGCGCACGGCAGTAATCGGATTAGGAAGACTCGGATATTGGCATGCAGAAAACCTTGCGACAAAAGTGAAAGGTGCCCAGCTTGTAAAAGTAGTGGACCCGTTGGAAGGCCGCGCGGAACAGGTAGCAAGAGAGCTGGGGGTTCCAGGCTGGTCCAAAGACCCTCGCGAAGTATTTGAGGACGTAAATATCGACGCGGTAGTTTTGGTCACACCTACGAGTACTCATGCGGAGATGATTACCCAGGCGGCGACGCACGGAAAACAAATCTTTGTTGAAAAACCGATTACCCAAACCGTGGAGGAAGCAGACGAAGTGATTCAGGTGCTACACAAGCACAACGTTTTTTGCCAGGTAGGATTCATGCGCCGATTCGATCCGGCTTACGCGGAAGCAAAAAGGCGGATCGTGGCCGGGGATATCGGCAAGCCGCTCTACTTTAAAGGAGTGAGCCGCGACGGCAATTGCCCGCCCGCAGAGTTTATCAAGCACAGCGGAGGGCTGTTCCTCGATGTCGCCATTCACGACTACGATATCGCCCGCTTTTTAATGGGGACGGAAGTGGAATCGGTTACAGCGACGGGGAATGTGCTCTTGCACACCTTCATGAATGACTATCACGATGTCGACCAGGCGGTGACCACCCTGACCTTTGCTTCGGGAGCGGCGGGAGACATCGAAACAATGCGGATCGCTCCGTACGGCTATGATATACGCGGCGAAGTCATCGGCACGGAAGGCTCCATTCAAATCGGATCGCTTCGCCACCACGATGTGCTTTTGCTGACTACCAATGCCAGTACGCATGACATCATCCCGGATTTCCCGACGAAATTCAAGGACGCCTACCTACTGGAAATGATTCATTTCATTGACGCGGTGCAAAAGAGAGAACGGCCTGCATGCACGGAAACAGACGGAAAAATCGCCCTTGAGATCGCAGCGGCAGCTACCGAGTCGTTTCAAACAGCGAAGACAGTCAAGCTCGATAAAAAAGTGTCCATTTAATCAATCCAAATTGAAAAAATGGAGGTGAAGACCTTGGCGTTGCTGGAAATGAAGGGCATTAACAAAGCATTTTCCGGTGTGACGGTCTTGCACGACGTTCATCTGGACGTTCGGCAAGGGGAAGTGCACGTCCTGCTCGGGGAAAACGGCGCAGGAAAATCAACGATTATCAAGATCATGACCGGAGCCTACACGAAAGACAAGGGGGAAATTCGCTGGGATGGCAGGCCGGTCGAGATCGCAAAGCCGAGCGATGCGATTGATATCGGCATTGCCACGATTTATCAGGAGTTGAACCTGATTCCACATCTTTCGGTGGCAGAGAACATTTTTCTGGGACACGAAAAGAAAAAGCATGGTCGCTACTCTTTTCTGGATCGGAAGTACATGCGGGAAAAATCGAAGGAATTGATGACGAAGCTGGGGCAAAGCATCGACCCGAATGCATTGGTGAGCAGTTTGGGGGTCGGACAGCAACAATTAGTGGAAATTGCTAAAGCGCTTTCTTTGAATGCCAAGCTGATTATTATGGATGAACCGACATCGAGCTTGAGCGCCCAGGAAGCCGAGCAGTTGCTGGCGACGATCGAGTCGTTGCGGGAGCAGGGCATGACGTTCATTTACGTTTCCCATCGGCTGGAAGAGATAAAACGCATCGGGGACCGGATCACGGTTCTGCGGGACGGGGCAAAAATCGAAACGGTGGATGTCAGCACGACTTCCATTGATCGGATGATCGAACTGATGGTCGGCCGCTCTCTGCATAACAAGTATCCGAAACAGACGTTTACCCGGGGACAGGAAGCGCTGCGGATCGAAAACCTGAAGATGAAAGGGGCTTCTCACCCGATAAGCTTTGCTGCCTATCAGGGCGAGATTCTCGGGTTTTCCGGATTGGTCGGCGCTGGTCGCAGCGAGCTGATGAAAACGATCTTCGGAGCGGAGCCGAAGGAGACGGGCAAGGTCTACGTCTTCGGGAAAGAGGCTGTGATTCGTCAGCCGCGCGATGCCATCGAGGCGGGATTTGCTTTCATTACGGAAGACAGGAAGACGGAAGGGCTGTTTCTCGACCAGTCGCTTATTTTCAATACGTCCATCGCCAATTTGCGCGAAGTCAAAAGCAACGGGCTGCTGAGTTCGGTAAAGATGAAGGAAGTAGCGGAAAAGTACGTCCGCGAGCTGCAGATTCGCCCGAACAATATCAATTTGATGGGGCGGAACTTCAGCGGAGGGAACCAGCAAAAAGTCGTCATCGCCAAGTGGCTTTTCACCCAGGCGCGCATTTTTATTTTTGACGAGCCTACCCGCGGCATTGACGTGGGAGCAAAGGTAGAGGTCTACAACTTAATCAATGACCTAGTGGACTTGGGCGCATGTGTGCTGATTGTATCGTCGGATTTGCCGGAAATTCTCGGGATGTGCGACCGGATTCTCGTGATGAGCGACGGTCGGATCACCGCCGATCTGCAACGGGAGGAAGCGACGCAAGAAGTAATCATGAAAGCAGCAACAGGAGGTTGATAGAAAATGAAGGAACAGTCCAACTCTGTGACAGTCACCACAGGGACAAGTGCCAGCAAGACACTGAGTTTGAATTGGAAAACGTTTGTCGGCAAGTTTGGGGCTTTGCTCGGACTCCTCATCCTTTCAGTGTGCCTGAGCATTCTTTCCCCAAATTTTTTGAAAGCAGAAAATTTAATGAATATCGCTCGGCAGTCTTCCATCAATGCGTTGCTCGCAATTGGAATGCTTTTGCCGATTTTAACAGCGGGAATTGATTTGTCTGTCGGTTCCTTGCTGGCATTGGCGATTACCACGACAGGGATTTTCGTGGTGAACTGGGGGATGCACCCGCTGCTTGGGATCTTGCTTTGTCTCGCGATCGGAGCGCTCGGCGGATGGTTCAACGGGGTTTTGCTCACCAAACTGAGATTGCCGCATCCTTTTATCTCCACATTGGGAACGATGAATATTTTTCGCGGGCTGGCACTCATCATCACAGCAGCCTCTCCGATTTTCGGCTTCCCGTTCATCATCAACTACGCGGGCTATGAAAACATCGGGATTTTTCCCGTGAGCTTTATTCTCGTGATTATTACGTATATTCTTTTCCATCTGTTTCTTACGCGCACAGCGACGGGACGGTATATATACGCGATCGGCGGCAACAAGGAAGCGGCCCGGCTCGCTGGTATTCCTGTGGACCGGATTCTGATTCTCGTCTACACCCTAAGCGGCTTGATGGCTGGTCTGGCGGGCCTTGTCCTGATCGGAAGGACGGATTCGGCGTCGCCGATTGCCGGTCTGTCGTATGAACTGGATGCGATTGCCGCGGTGATTATCGGTGGAGCTAGCTTTTTCGGCGGCGTGGGGACGGTATGGGGCACATTGATCGGGGCGCTCATCATCGCTGTGCTGCGAAATGGCTTGAACTTGCTGGGGACGACCTCCGATTTGCAAGTAGTGGTTATCGGATCTGTGATTATCGCTGCCGTGTACGTCGATGTCCTGCGCCAGCGTTCGGCCAAAAAATAGGAAGGCGTTGCGGAGGAGCGGACGATGAGAAAGAAGATTTGGAAAGCCATTTTTTCAAGCTTGGTCCTGTTAAGCCTGGTAGCATGCGGGGAGCAGCCTGGCAGTCCGGAAGGTTCCTCGACCCAGCAGCAGCCGCAGACGGGTCCCGGTGAACAAAAGCCGAAAATTTACGTCGTCTTGAAGTCGCTGAACAGTGAATATTTTCAGTTCATACAGGCGGGGGCAAAAGCGGCGTTCCATGATTTCAACGTGGACGGGACGATCATGGCTCCCTCGAACCAGACACAGGTGATGGAGCAAGTCAACATGATTGAAGACTTGCTGAACAAAAACCCCGATGGGCTGGTGCTTACTCCCAGCCAGCCTGTTGCTGTCGTTTCGGCGTTGGCGAAGTACAAAGCAAAAGATATCCCGGTTGTGCTGCTGGACAGCGACGTGGATTGGGAGGACAAAACTACTTTTATCGGCAATGACGATGCGCTGAGCGGACAAAAAGCGGGTGAAACATTGGCAGCGAAGCTGAGCAGGGGGGACAAAGTAGCCATTCTCGAAGGGATTTCCGGCACTCCGACCAGCGCCAAGCGCGTACAAGGAGCGAGAGAGGCGCTGGAAAATGCGGGAATGATCGTTGCCGCTTCCGAGGCTGCGAACTGGGATCGGGTGGAAGCGGTATCGGTCATGGAAAACGTTTTGCAAGCCCACCCGGATATTAAGGGCGTGGTCGCCGCAAACGATGAAATGGCGCTTGGGGCGATTCGTGCGAGTGAGGCGAAGGGCAAAGAGATAGCCGTCATCGGAATGGATGGCATCATCGAGGCGATTGAATCTATCCAAAAAGGCTCGATGGATGCCTCAATCGCGGTGAAAACGTATGATATGGGCTACAAGGGCGTTGAAAATGCGGTGAAAGCCATTCGCAAAGAAACGGTGCCAAAGCAAATCGTGACAGAGATTGACGTCATTACGCCGGAGAATGCCGAAGCAAAGCTCGCCCAAGCGAAAGGGCTGCTGGGGAAATAAAGGAAGGAGCCGTCAATGCTACAAAAGCTACAAAGCTCGACGCGGTCAGGCTGCTTGTACGAATCACCTGTCTTGAATGCGAGCTGCTCTAGGGCCGGATGGCTGGCCTCAGCTGATCCTCAAGGGGAGTTGTATCCATTCTCTGGGCGAAGCGGCAGCTCCAGCACTCGATAACAAAAAGGGGGACTGACGGATGGCCGAAACAGTCCGTTGTGCCGTAGTAGGACTTGGTCGGGCTGGCCTTTCCCATGCCGCAAATCTGGTCAACAGCGTAAAAGGAGCAGAGCTTGCTGTCTGTGCCGCTACCCGCAAGGAACACGCCGAAGCCGTAGCGAGCAGGCTCGGGGTCAGACAAGCGACCAACTCTGTTGATGATATCTTCGATAATCTCGAGATTGACGCTGTCATCATCGCTACTCCGACTGCTACGCATAAACAACTGATCCAACGGGCGGCAGAGAGCGGCAAGCATATTTTTGTCGAAAAGCCGATCACGCAAACATCAGAAGAAGCAGAGGAAACGATTCGCATCATTCGCGAGCACCGCGTCATGTGCCAGGTCGGTTTTATGCGAAGATTTGATCCTGCCTATGCCGAGGCGAAAAAACGGGTGGAAGCAGGCGATATCGGCAAGCCGATCTACTTTAAAGGCATCGGCCGTGATCCCGGTTCGCCACCTCTTGACTACATGAAGCATAGCGGCGGGATTTTTCTGGACTTGTGCATACACGATTACGATATCGCCCGATATCTGATAGGTTCTGAGGTCGCTTCGGTCACAGCGTTTGGCCGCATTCTGGCGCATCCTTTTCTGGAGGAATGCAACGATGTCGACCAGGCGTTGACTCATCTGACTTTTCACTCCGGGGCAATGGGAGATATAGAGGGCAGCCGCAACGCCTTTTACGGCTACGATATACGCGGGGAGATTATGGGGACAGAAGGGACGATCCAGATCGGCTCGTTGCGGCACCACGATGTGAAAATCATGACGGCAAAAGGCAAAACGCACGATCTCATTCCCGATTTTCCGACCAGATTCAAAGATGCTTTTTGCCTGCAA
This window harbors:
- a CDS encoding transketolase family protein gives rise to the protein MQLQLDKKVAMRDAFGETLLQFTKDDPRVYAVDGDLATSTRLDKVAEGNPAKFLQMGIAEQNMLGVASGLATVGLQPWVCTFAAFIVKRSLDQIAVTIAQPKLDVKMIGAYSGLLTGCTGKTHQGLEDIAIMRSLANMVVLAPADAVEVKKVMEFARDYHGPVYIRLARDPLPTLFAEETHTFTPGKGVKLIEGQDVTIISTGTQTGRAVQAANLLRAAGIQAGVLHLPSIKPIDVEAIVEAAERTGAVVATEEHSIYGGLGSAVAEVLVEHKPVPMTRVGVRDLNSESGPNDALLKKYQIAVEDIVRGAKEVLQRKEKENV
- the iolB gene encoding 5-deoxy-glucuronate isomerase, whose translation is MSKLIVPSQQPNQEKSVVKVTPESANWGYVGFEVYTLAKGDKISMDTGEQEVCIVLLSGYANARTKQQKWNNIGQRMHIFEEIPPYAVYVPSGDQYEVEALTDAEIAVCTAPGKGTYEARLIAPKDVRVDMRGSGKTLRRIHNILPEDQPADSLLIVEVYTPNGNWSSYPPHKHDQENLPNEAYLEETYYHRIKQANGFALQRVYTDDRSLNETMVVKDGDVVLVPKGYHPVSAPPGYDLYYLNTMAGPVRTWKFTNDADHEWMMTQTV
- a CDS encoding Gfo/Idh/MocA family protein, coding for MRQKRVRWGVLSTARIAVNTMIPAILVADNAEVVAIGSQNEKVSEVSAKFNIPSVYNSYEEVLDDPEVDAVYIPLPNSMHKEWVLKAADKGKHILCEKPIALNAAETKEMIEHCQSRQVLLMEAFMYQFHPQHQVVKELLMANEIGTPRLIRANFTFRIEDRSRDYRLDPQLGGGSLYDIGCYCIHSIRNILQCEPKRLYVHSPRDPEFDVDMSAVGMLELDNGMLATFDCSFDMVRRERYEIVGTHGTIQVPRSYNLPEYFDGEGIVIVEKEDGVSRVEKVRGNEYKLEVEHFSQCVLDGSQPLYSGESILQNMKVIEACYESIRSGKWVNLA
- the iolG gene encoding inositol 2-dehydrogenase — protein: MSGQVRTAVIGLGRLGYWHAENLATKVKGAQLVKVVDPLEGRAEQVARELGVPGWSKDPREVFEDVNIDAVVLVTPTSTHAEMITQAATHGKQIFVEKPITQTVEEADEVIQVLHKHNVFCQVGFMRRFDPAYAEAKRRIVAGDIGKPLYFKGVSRDGNCPPAEFIKHSGGLFLDVAIHDYDIARFLMGTEVESVTATGNVLLHTFMNDYHDVDQAVTTLTFASGAAGDIETMRIAPYGYDIRGEVIGTEGSIQIGSLRHHDVLLLTTNASTHDIIPDFPTKFKDAYLLEMIHFIDAVQKRERPACTETDGKIALEIAAAATESFQTAKTVKLDKKVSI
- a CDS encoding sugar ABC transporter ATP-binding protein, which produces MKTLALLEMKGINKAFSGVTVLHDVHLDVRQGEVHVLLGENGAGKSTIIKIMTGAYTKDKGEIRWDGRPVEIAKPSDAIDIGIATIYQELNLIPHLSVAENIFLGHEKKKHGRYSFLDRKYMREKSKELMTKLGQSIDPNALVSSLGVGQQQLVEIAKALSLNAKLIIMDEPTSSLSAQEAEQLLATIESLREQGMTFIYVSHRLEEIKRIGDRITVLRDGAKIETVDVSTTSIDRMIELMVGRSLHNKYPKQTFTRGQEALRIENLKMKGASHPISFAAYQGEILGFSGLVGAGRSELMKTIFGAEPKETGKVYVFGKEAVIRQPRDAIEAGFAFITEDRKTEGLFLDQSLIFNTSIANLREVKSNGLLSSVKMKEVAEKYVRELQIRPNNINLMGRNFSGGNQQKVVIAKWLFTQARIFIFDEPTRGIDVGAKVEVYNLINDLVDLGACVLIVSSDLPEILGMCDRILVMSDGRITADLQREEATQEVIMKAATGG
- a CDS encoding ABC transporter permease gives rise to the protein MKEQSNSVTVTTGTSASKTLSLNWKTFVGKFGALLGLLILSVCLSILSPNFLKAENLMNIARQSSINALLAIGMLLPILTAGIDLSVGSLLALAITTTGIFVVNWGMHPLLGILLCLAIGALGGWFNGVLLTKLRLPHPFISTLGTMNIFRGLALIITAASPIFGFPFIINYAGYENIGIFPVSFILVIITYILFHLFLTRTATGRYIYAIGGNKEAARLAGIPVDRILILVYTLSGLMAGLAGLVLIGRTDSASPIAGLSYELDAIAAVIIGGASFFGGVGTVWGTLIGALIIAVLRNGLNLLGTTSDLQVVVIGSVIIAAVYVDVLRQRSAKK
- a CDS encoding sugar ABC transporter substrate-binding protein; protein product: MRKKIWKAIFSSLVLLSLVACGEQPGSPEGSSTQQQPQTGPGEQKPKIYVVLKSLNSEYFQFIQAGAKAAFHDFNVDGTIMAPSNQTQVMEQVNMIEDLLNKNPDGLVLTPSQPVAVVSALAKYKAKDIPVVLLDSDVDWEDKTTFIGNDDALSGQKAGETLAAKLSRGDKVAILEGISGTPTSAKRVQGAREALENAGMIVAASEAANWDRVEAVSVMENVLQAHPDIKGVVAANDEMALGAIRASEAKGKEIAVIGMDGIIEAIESIQKGSMDASIAVKTYDMGYKGVENAVKAIRKETVPKQIVTEIDVITPENAEAKLAQAKGLLGK
- the iolG gene encoding inositol 2-dehydrogenase, which gives rise to MAETVRCAVVGLGRAGLSHAANLVNSVKGAELAVCAATRKEHAEAVASRLGVRQATNSVDDIFDNLEIDAVIIATPTATHKQLIQRAAESGKHIFVEKPITQTSEEAEETIRIIREHRVMCQVGFMRRFDPAYAEAKKRVEAGDIGKPIYFKGIGRDPGSPPLDYMKHSGGIFLDLCIHDYDIARYLIGSEVASVTAFGRILAHPFLEECNDVDQALTHLTFHSGAMGDIEGSRNAFYGYDIRGEIMGTEGTIQIGSLRHHDVKIMTAKGKTHDLIPDFPTRFKDAFCLQLQSFVDSIRNQQAPAVSAADAKIALQIAEAATKSFRTGTTVQVASDQPE